In the genome of Actinomadura graeca, one region contains:
- a CDS encoding ABC transporter ATP-binding protein, translating into MSRYGASVVLNADKIDLVRERRLLLDAVTMTVLRGEHWALIGPNGAGKSTLLGILGAYTHPTRGMAEILGRRLGRVDVQELRRLIGQVNPRHPLESARTVREIVLTGVTGTIELVPRWTPSEDELRRADELIGLMGLTRRTDARWPNLSQGERGRALIARALMPDPPLLLLDEPATGLDVAARERLLASIDQLRADRPDLTTVLVTHHLEELPTSTSHALLLRDGQVLASGPAGEVLTTELVSACFDHPITITRNNGRWAATAGPA; encoded by the coding sequence GTGTCTCGCTACGGCGCGTCCGTCGTGCTCAACGCCGACAAGATCGATCTGGTCCGTGAGCGGCGCCTCCTCCTCGACGCGGTGACGATGACCGTGCTCCGCGGCGAGCACTGGGCGCTGATCGGCCCGAACGGCGCGGGGAAGAGCACGCTGCTGGGCATCCTCGGGGCCTACACGCATCCGACGCGCGGCATGGCGGAGATCCTCGGGCGCCGCCTCGGCAGGGTGGACGTGCAGGAGCTGCGGAGGCTGATCGGCCAGGTGAACCCGCGGCATCCGCTGGAGTCGGCGCGGACGGTCCGGGAGATCGTGCTGACCGGCGTGACGGGCACCATCGAGCTGGTCCCGCGCTGGACCCCCTCGGAGGACGAGCTTCGCCGCGCCGACGAGCTGATCGGGCTGATGGGCCTGACCCGCCGCACGGATGCGCGCTGGCCGAACCTGTCGCAGGGGGAGCGGGGCCGGGCCCTGATCGCCCGGGCGCTCATGCCCGACCCGCCGCTGCTGCTGCTCGACGAACCCGCCACCGGCCTGGACGTCGCGGCGCGGGAGCGGCTGCTGGCCTCGATCGACCAGCTGCGGGCGGACCGTCCCGACCTGACGACGGTGCTGGTCACCCACCACCTGGAGGAGCTGCCCACCAGCACCAGCCACGCGCTGCTGCTGCGGGACGGGCAGGTCCTCGCGTCGGGCCCGGCCGGGGAGGTCCTCACCACCGAGCTGGTCAGCGCCTGCTTCGACCACCCCATCACGATCACCCGGAACAACGGACGCTGGGCCGCGACCGCCGGACCGGCCTGA